The sequence GATGTTGTAGCACCCGCACATAAAAACAGAGGCTTTTTTATATGGTTTTGGGTGTTACTAGTAGATATGATTTTACTTAGTATTTTTGGAAAATTACCAGCAGATGGCTCTATAATGGGGATAAATAACACCTATATAGGTTTTGTTTTATCTATATTATATATAGGACTCATAGTGGTATTTTTACCTCTAATTACAATACTTGAGAGAAAAGGGAGATAACAATGAAAGAATTAAAAACATTATTAGTAGTTATCTTTTTTATAGCTATTCTTTATATAGGAGTTGAGCCTTTTGCGCATACAAAGTTGCACCCTCATGTTGAACCTGCAAATTATGATTTTGCAGCTGAGGATATATCTTTAGCAAATACAAATATAGAAAAATCTCAAAAAACCTTAGAAGCTGCAATGAAAACAGGCAATGAGGACATTATAAAGAGTGCTAAAATAGAATTTGAAACAGCTAAAAGCTCAAAAGAAAAATTTGATAGTTTTTGGAAAGATATCAATAAAATAGATCTTTCAAAAGGAGATGCGACTGCTGGCGCTGAAACATTTATGATGGCAGGATGTATAGGTTGCCATGCTGTAAAATCTCAGGGTATGGACGCTCCTATGGACGCTATGGCTTCAAGTGAGACATATGGAACTAACCCACCTGATTTAAGTAGAGCAGGAGCTATATTTGATGAAAAATTTCTTGCTGCACTTATAAAAGATCCGGTTATGGCACAAAAGTTGGGGCATAAATTTGATGATGAAAATCCATATCCAATGCCGGGATTTTTTGGTGCAGGTGGAGATATAGATCAAGAAGTTTCAGATATAGTTGCTTACTTAAAATCAATAGCACCTAAAGAGGTAAGTGGTAAAGAAATTTTTGTGGATGCATGTCAAAGATGTCACGATATAAAATATGACAATCTTTATACAGACGGTAATAAAATTTCTGTAGCTGAGTTTATGGGTTCTACACCACCAGATTTATCTATGATAATAAGATCAAAAAGCAAAGATTATCTACATAACTTTATAAACGATACGCAAAAAATGCTTCCGGGCA is a genomic window of Campylobacter blaseri containing:
- a CDS encoding c-type cytochrome codes for the protein MKELKTLLVVIFFIAILYIGVEPFAHTKLHPHVEPANYDFAAEDISLANTNIEKSQKTLEAAMKTGNEDIIKSAKIEFETAKSSKEKFDSFWKDINKIDLSKGDATAGAETFMMAGCIGCHAVKSQGMDAPMDAMASSETYGTNPPDLSRAGAIFDEKFLAALIKDPVMAQKLGHKFDDENPYPMPGFFGAGGDIDQEVSDIVAYLKSIAPKEVSGKEIFVDACQRCHDIKYDNLYTDGNKISVAEFMGSTPPDLSMIIRSKSKDYLHNFINDTQKMLPGTAMPRVGLNKASEEKVIAYMETVGDSKKAEREKTSIYIMIYFVILAIFAGLWKKKIWSKLEE